Genomic DNA from Thiosocius teredinicola:
AGAAGCAGCTTACCGCCACCCCAGAGATCAAGCGCGTGCGCGCCGGCTTCACCAGTGACGGCAACCCGTCCAGCCTGCACGTGGTGCGCTCGATGAAACAGGCCATCGGCCGACGGCTCGCGATGGGGGCCGGCCCGCGGCGCGCGCTGCGCGAGGCCGAAGAGGCATTGGCGAAACTCGAGGCCGAGGGCAAAGGCGACAGCGAAGACGCCGAACTGCTGCGCGAAGAGATCAACCGACTCAATGCGCGCATCGCGGCGGTCCCTTTCATCGACACCTGGGATCTGCGCTACGCCAACCGTGTCGACAAGCCGCAACCGACCAGTCAGGCCGTCATGTTCTGCCTGATGGACGTCTCCGGCTCGATGGACGAAGAACGCAAGAACATCGCCAAGCGCTTCTTCATGCTGCTCTACCTGTTCCTGACACGCAGCTACGAGCGCATCGACGTGGTGTTCATTCGTCACCACACGGTGGCCAAGGAGGTCGATGAAGACGACTTCTTCACCTCGCGCGAAACCGGCGGCACCGTGGTGTCCAGCGCGCTCGACCTGATGCACGAAATCGTGACCGAACGTTATCCGTCGGGCCAATGGAACATTTACGCAGCGCAGGCATCCGATGGCGACAACTGGGCCGAAGACTCGCCACGCTGCCGCGAGATACTGGTCAACGGCATCCTGCCCCTGGTGCAGTACTATGCCTATGTCGAGATCAAGGCTGAGCATCCGCAAACCCTGTGGCACGAATATGAAACGGTAAAGGGCATGTATCGTCACTTCGCGATGCAGCGCATCCTCAACCTCGAGGACATCTATCCGGTGTTCCGTAAACTGTTCCGCAAGAAGGAGGCGGCGGCGTGACCGAAGCAATCAAAGCCGATACCCGTCAACCGATCTCCGAGGGTTCGGAATGGACCTTCGAGCTGCTCGAAACCTACGACCGGGAGATCGCCCGCGTCGCACAGCACTACGGCCTGGACACCTATCCGAACCAGATCGAAGTGATCACGTCGGAGCAGATGATCGACGCCTATTCGTCGGTCGGTATGCCGGTCGGCTACAGCCACTGGTCGTTCGGCAAGCAGTTCATGTCGACGCAAAAGCACTACAAGCGCGGCCAGATGGGCTTGGCCTACGAGATCGTGATCAACTCCAGCCCGTGCATCGCCTACCTGATGGAAGAGAACACGATGACCATGCAGGCGCTGGTCATTGCGCACGCCAGCTACGGTCACAACTCATTCTTCAAGGGCAACTACCTGTTCCGTACCTGGACCGACGCCGAGGGCATCCTCGACTACCTGGTGTTCGCCCGCAACTATGTTGCCGAGTGCGAAGAACGCTACGGCGAAGAGGCGGTAGAAAACATCCTCGACTCGTGCCATGCCTTGATGAATCACGGTGTCGATCGCTACAAGCGACCCGCCAAGCTGTCGATGGCCAAGGAAAAGGCACTACAGCGCGAGCGCGCCGATTACCTGCAGTCGCAGGTCAACGACTTGTGGCGCACCCTGCCGCCGAAAGAGGCGACCGCCAAGAAGCGCAAGGAAAATCGCTTCCCACCCGATCCGCAGGAAAACCTGCTGTACTTCATCGAGAAGAACGCACCTCGGCTGGAACCCTGGCAGCGCGAGATCGTGCGCATCGTGCGTAAGATTGCGCAGTATTTCTATCCGCAACGCCAGACGCAGGTCATGAACGAGGGCTGGGCAACCTTCTGGCACTACACCCTGCTCAATCACCTGTATGAAGAAGGCAAGCTGACCGACGGCTTCATGATGGAGTTTCTGCAGTCGCATACCAACGTCGTGTTTCAACCGCCTTACTTCAGCCGGATGTACAGCGGGATCAACCCTTATGCGCTCGGCTTCAACATGTTTCGTGATATCCGGCGCATCTGTGAAGAACCCACCGATGAAGACCGCCGCTGGTTCCCGGAGATCGCCGGCTCGAACTGGCTCGAGACACTGGATTTTGCGATGCGCAACTTCAAGGATGAGAGCTTCATCGCACAGTATCTGTCACCACGACTGATTCGCGAGCTGAAGCTGTTTACCGTGGTCGACGACGATCATGACGACAAGCTCGAGATCAGCGCGATCCACGACGATGCCGGCTACCGCCAGATTCGCCAGATGCTGGCCGACCAATACAACCTCGGCAACCGCGAACCGAACATCCAGGTGTGGAATGTCGACGTCTACGGCGATCGCTCGCTGACGCTGCGCCACGACATGCACAACCGCCGTCCGCTGGGTGAGAGCACCCCCGAGATGCTGCGCCACATCGCCCGACTGTGGGGCTACGACGTGCGCATCGAAAGTATCGACGAACACGGTCACGCCGAATTGATGGGTGAATGCAAGGTCTGACGGTGCGCGGCGGATCACGGCGGCATGCGGCAGACACGCCGCCGAACGTTAAGCTCCCCACCCCAGCGAATTCGTCGGCGTGATACGTAAGTCCCTCGCCGTCTTGTCCATCATCTTCGGGCTGCTGATCTTCGGCGCCATGATCTATGGCGCAAGGCACCACCTGGTTCTCAGCCTGTTGGGAGAACGCACCACCGGGCGGATCGTCGCAGCCGCTCCCGATGGCGCCGAGTCTATTAGCCGGTCCAGGTACAACCTGGCGTCCGACCTGCCGACTTCGGTCGGCGCCTATCGTTTGATTGCGCGGTTTGATACGCCCCAGGGCCCATTCGAGACGTCCACCCGGCTGACCTACTACCAAATCGATGATCTCGTCGGCGGGAGCTTCAAAGTCAAACCGATAGTCGGCCGCGAGATCGATGTGACCTATATGGCCGACGACCCGACGCGCAACGAAGTCAGCCACACACTGCCGTGGAACGGCTTCTGGTATCCGGTGATGGGCAGCAGCGTGTTCCTGCTGCTCGGCCTGATGCTGTTATTCGCCACACCGCCAACCGCCGACCGGCAACCTCCGCGGCGCTAGTCCAACCGGCTACGCCAATCGACTTACATGCACCAAAAATTCACGGCGTGACAACGCGCTTCATACGCGGCACTAACGGCCGAACCAACGCCACGTCGAAGGGGATCTTCAGCACATCGAGGATCTGCCTGCTGCTTCCGTCGAAAACAAGAAACGCCCGATCCTTACGCCCGATATACGCGATGAAGACGAGTTCGCCCGCCGGTCGGTCCAGCTTGTGCAACAAAGCGTCGTAGGCTTGCTGCCAGGCGGGATTATGAGCTACGTATGGCTCAATCCTGGTGGCGTCCTGCTGCATCTGTCGCCAACCTTCGTCCAAAGCCTGATAGCGGTCGAACAGACCATGCAACTCGCCCGGAATTTCGGATGCCGCCGTCAGCTCTTTGCCGAACTCAACCGGGTCATCGGGCAGGTCAACGTGCACGACCTGAGGCGTCGTACTCTCCCAGCGTTCGAGCACTTTTCCACTGGGGTCCCACTCGTCCAAGACCACCCGGGTCAATGGTTGGATATGATCATAGGCATGCACCAGCACAACCGGCCGGGCGACGTACAGGTTCCACATGCCATAGCCCAATGCAGCGGACTGGAACAGCGCAATCAACGTCATATCGAGTTTCAGCCCAGGCTTGCCCGGCTTGAACACGATCAGCGTCAGCGCCGGGCCAAGCACGATATCGACAAGCGCGACCAATTGCAGGCCCTGCCATCCGCCTTCCAACTCAAACAGCGGTGCGGGGTACCAGACGAAAATCAACAGACCAGAGACGACGGCGAACACCAGCACACTGGTGACCAGATGAATGCCAAAGGCCTTAACTCGCGTCATGTTTCAACCACCTATCGAAGTCAACCGGCTACGATGAAATCAACCGTCATTATCATCGGTTCGAACTCGGAATATTTTAGGTATGACGCACGTACCGGCGGGAAACCGGGTGCACCGAACCAGGCTGGATTGACGCCCGACGAGCGGGCCGGGGTTAAGAGAAGGTATCTTTGTACTTTTCGCGCAGGACGTTCTTCTGCACCTTGCCCATCGTATTGCGCGGCAGTTCGTCGACGACATATACGCGCTTGGGCTGCTTGAAGCGCGCGAGCCGGTCACGCAGCGCATCGACCACGGTCTGTTCGTCGACCCCGCTGTCGCCCTCGGGCACCACAATCGCGGTCACGCCTTCACCGAAATCCGGATGTGGCACACCGATCACTGCCGACTCCTTCACACCCGGCAGCTCATCGATCTGTGACTCGATCTCTTTGGGATAGACATTGAATCCGCCCGATATGATGAGATCCTTGGCCCGCCCGACGATCGTTACGCGCTCGTCCTCCGCCATCTCCGCCACGTCCCCGGTGATGAACCAACCATCGTCGCGAAACTCCTCGGCGGTTTTTTCCGGCATCTGCCAGTAGCCACTGAACACATTGGGACCGCTGATCTCCAGCACGCCGGCCTCGCCTCGCGGCAACTCCTTTCCCTGCTCATCGGCCACACGCGCCTTCACGCCGGGCAAGGGATAGCCGACGGTGCCGGCAATCCGTTCACCGTCGTAAGGGTTCGACGTGATCATGCCGGCCTCGGTCATGCCGTAGCGCTCCAGTATGCGATGCCCGGTTCGCTGTTCGAACTCGCGGTGTGTCTCGGCGCGCAGCGGGGCGGAACCGGAAATGAACAGGCGCATGTTGCTACACAACCCGGCATTGAAGTCGGCGCGATCCAACAGCCGCGTGTAAAAGGTCGGCACCCCCATCATGACCGTGGATTCCGGCAGCCGGGCGATCATCGCATCGGCATCGAACCTGGGCAGAAAAATTACCCGGGAACCGCCAAGCAGCGCGCAATGCAGCGCGACGAACAGACCGTGCACATGAAAGATCGGCAAGGCATGCAGCAGCACATCCGCCTGCTGCCAATGCCAATAGTCATGTAACACCTGCGCATTCGAGGCCAGGTTGGCGTGACTGAGCATCGCACCTTTCGAACGGCCGGTGGTTCCGGAGGTGTACAAGATGGCCGCCAGGTCCTCGGGTGCCACCGGCACGGTCTCATCGATCGCTGTTGCAGTCTCAAGGGCGGCCCGCAGCTCGCCTCCACCGTCCGCGTCGAGCGTCAACACGGCGTGTACGCCGGCCGCGGCGGCCACCGGCTCGAGCTGCGCCTTACGTTGTGGCGCACACACAAACACGCGCGGCGTGGCGTCTTTTAGAAAGTAATCCACCTCGTTGGCCGTGTACGCGGTGTTGAGCGGTATATAGATGGCACCGGCGCGCAGGCAGGCAAGATACAGCAGCACCGCCTCGATCGACTTTTCTACCTGAACAACGACACGGTCGCCCTTCTGCACACCGAACGACTGCAGCAAACCCTGAATCAGCGCGGTTTGGCGCGGCACCTCGGCGTACAGCAACCGCCGGTTGCTGTCGGTCTCGAGAAAAACAGCGTCCGGCTCGGTCGGAAAATGGGCTGCGAATAGGCGGTACAGATTCGCGTCGTTCATCGCTCAGAGATCCTTCAGAAAAGATTGAAAGCCATACGGGTGGCCAATAGAAAAAGGAAGACGGAAAACAAACGCCGAAGCAACAGATCCGGCAGCTTGTGCGCGAGCGTCGCGCCGAGCGGCGCAAACAACAGGCTGGCCCCGACGACGCCGCCGAACACCGGCAGGTTCACGTAACCCAGGCTGCCTGCCGGCATGCCTTGCTCGTCGAGCCCACCAATAATGAAACCCGCCGTCGCACTTGCCGATAGTGGCAAGCCGACCGCGGCAGCGGTAGCGATCGCGCGTTTCACCGGTATGCCGCAGTAGCTGAGGAACGGCACATGCATCGCCCCGCCGCCGATCCCCATCAAGGCCGAGGAGATCCCGACGAACGTGGAGACCGATGCCAGGCCGGGCGTTGAAGGTAGGGGCCGGTGCGCCGCTACCCGGCTCATCGCCATCTGCACCGAGACAGCGAAAAGAAACACGACAAAGGCGATGTACATAATCTCGCCCGGTATCAGGTCGGCCAACCATGCGCCGACCAGCGAGCCGACGAACACACTCGGCCCCATGATCTTGAACAGCCCCCAGTCCACAGCCCCCTTGCGATGATGGGTATAGATACTCGATATCGCCGTGACGACAATCGTCGCCAAGGAGGTGCCCACGGCCATTTTGATCGCCAGGTTTGCCGGAATGCCCTGCCGCTCGAACAACAGGGTAACGATCGGTACGATGATCACTCCGCCGCCAATACCGAGCAGACCGGCCAGCGTGCCAGCAACTGCGCCGGCACCCAGCAGCATGGGCAGGTCCATCAGCGTTTTCCCACGATATGTTTTTCATGTTCGCGTTTGAGTGCGCGCGACATTGCGATACGCCCTTCCTGTACGAAGGCCTCGTGGTTGGCCACCACCTGTTCCGGGTCATACAGGTAATTGACCATGACGCCGTACGACTGCGTCATGCCCTTCACCGACTTGTCGGCGCCGACATTGATGCGTTCGAGAACCGCGCCATTGGCCAGATGAAACGCCGCGACCGGATCGCAGCAAACCCCGGGCGAACGCTTCATCGCGCTGATATACAACAAAGCAAGACGCGCCAAAGGCCCGGCCAGTGCGGCGGCGTGCTGGTCGAAGTTCTGCAACAGTTCAAATACCGCAGCGCTTGGCGAGGCCTGGTTGCTGTGCTCGGCCAACGCCGGTTCGAAATCCTCCAACAAGGGATCGAGTCGTTCACGCGGCCAGTCTTCGATGTCACCTGCCAGCAACATGTTCAGCCGTTCGGCGAAACGCGGCATCGGCGACAGCGTAACGAACCGTTTCAGCTGCGGCAGTTCGTCGCCCAGGTCACTGAGTACCTGCTTCAACAGGAAGTTGCCGAAGCTGATACCGCGTAGTCCGCGTAGCGCGTTGTTGATCGAGTAAAACATCGCCGTGTCGGCGGCATAGGGATCCGTCAGTTGCGCCTCGGGGTCGATCAAGGAACCGATCTCGGCGGTGACCTCGCCGGTTAGCGCGACCTCGACGAAGATCAGTGGCTCATCCGGCAACGCGGGATGGAAGAAGCCGAAGCAACGCCGGTCGTCGGCCAGGCGACGCCGCAGATCACGCCAGCCGTCGATGGAATGCACCGATTCGTACTGCATGATCTTTTCGAGCAATGCGGCGGGACTGTGCCAATCGATGCGCTGCAGGCGTAGAAAACCGCGGTTGAACCAGGATGCGAGCAGGTGCTTAAGATCGGCATCGACGCTGCTCAGTTCGGGATTCGCACGCAACCGGTCCAGCAGTTCAGAACGCATGGCCACCAGGCTGGCGGTACCATGCGGCGCCATGTTGAGACGCCGAAACAACTCCTGGCGAGGCGGCTCAACCGCCTCGATCAGCCGCGCCAGCGTAGCCGGCTTATCTCGATCAAAGGCGGCCGATGCCTCGCTGATACCCTGCGGATCGGGACCGAACTGCGCGGCAAGCGTGGCGAAGAATTCGTCCTTGCCGTCTTTGTCGGTATTCTCAAACAGCCGCAGAATCTCGCGCGCCAAGGCGATATTTGATGCCTCGCCACGTCCGGCGATCAAGCGACGACAAAGATCGGACAACGAGTTTTTCGCTTCGTCGTCGCGCAGGCCGAGCAACTCGCGACCGCGGTCGGCGACGGTATTGGTAATGCGCTCCAGCCACTTGATACCCGGCATGATCGCTTACCTATTCTGACAAAACTCGAACGACGCCATCATTGGGCAGGCCCCATCAAGGTATCCGGCAACCAAGTCGCGATCGACGGAAACACCGACAGAATCACGATCGACAGCACCATGCACAGCACGAACGGCATCGAACCCAGCAGGATCGTCTTCAACGGGATGTCCGGCGCGATGCCGTTGATCACGTACAGATTCAGGCCAACCGGCGGGGTGATCAATCCGATCTCCATGTTGATCGTCAGCACCACGGCGAACCAATAGGGGTCGAAACCTGCAGACACCACGATCGGAAACAGGATCGGTGCGGCCATCAGGATCACCGCGACGGGCGGCAGAAAGAAACCGGCGACCAGCAAGAAGAGATTGATCGCCCCCATCAATACCCAGCGGTTGACGTCGAGCTCTGCAATCCATTCGGCAATCGCCTGGGTGATGAACAGATTGGACAGCATGAAGGCGAACACCCCGGCGGCGCCGATGATGAACAGGATCATCACGCTTTCACGCGTCGAATCACGCAATACCGCCCACAAGGCGTTGAAGCGGAACAGACGATAGATGAACACCGCCGCCAGAACGCACAACAAGGCGCCTACCGCCGCCGTTTCGGAAGGTGTGGCCACACCGCCATACAGCGCATACAGCACGCCGAGGATGATCAGCAGAAACGGGATCACCCGTGGCAGCACTTCGATCTTCTGTTTCCAGCTGTAGCGGGTAGCGCCGAGCGCGGTGTCGCCACCGCCCTGTCGCCAGGTGCTATAGATCGACCACAGCATGAACAGCCCCACCAGCAGCAGCCCCGGTAGCACGCCAGCAAGAAACAATCGGCCGATCGATGTCTCGGTAGCGATGCCATAGACGATCATCGTGACCGACGGCGGGATGAGAATGCCGAGCGTGCCCCCGGCGGCGATCGATCCGGCGGCCACACCATCGGGGTAGCCACGCTTGCGCATCTCGGGGATGCCCATTTTGCCGATTGCAGCGCAGGTTGCCGGCGAAGAGCCAGACATCGCCGAGAACAGGGCGCAGGCACCGAGGTTGGATACCACGAGCCCGCCGGGCACACGCGTCATCCAGCGCTCCAACGCCTCGTACAAATCCGCGCCTGCCCGCGTCGATGATATCGATGCCCCCATGATGACGAACATCGGGATCGACAACAGCGCAAAATTGTCGAGCTTGCCGAAGAACAGTTCAGGCAACAGCTCGAACGAAGCCGGCCCATCGAATACCAGCAGAAAGCCGGTCGCAACGATCAGCAACCCGACCGCCACCGATACACCGGAAAACAACACCAGGATCGTCACCACCGCGACCAGGGCGCCGAGCGTCAACGGCTCCATCAGTAATCCTTTTCCAAATCGCCGTGCTGCAGCACGGGCTCATCACAACGCCACGATGCGACAAGGTCGGCCAGCATCTGCAACACGAACAGCCCCAGCCCCACCGGCAACGCCAGGTACGGAATCCACAGCTTGACGCCCCACACGCTCTCCGATCGCCAGCCGCGCTCGAGCGCGACATGAAACAACTCGAAACCGTAGTACGCCATGATCGCAATGACGCAGATGCTCAATATCAACACCAGCACCGCGAGTGCCTTGCTCCACGCCGGCGGCAACATCATCGGCACAAGGTCGACATTGACGTGACCACGCAACAACTGCACATACGGCAGACCGATCAGGGTCGCCGAGATCATCAGGTAGGTAACCGCCTCGGTCTGCCAGATCGTCGATTCCTCGAGCACGAAACGCACCCAGATCATCTCGCAGGTAATCACCACCGACACCAGGATCATCAGTGCAGCGATCACGCCGCACAGTCTGGAAACCGCCGCCACACTGGTAACGATGGCCTGCTGGCATCGTCGCGTGGCGGACCGTCCTTGCCGATCCATCACAAACCTCCGGTACTGTCGCTAAGCTCAGGCGCCGGCCATCGCACTGGATAGCCGGCGCACCACGGCGGTGTTATTCGACCGACAACGCCATATCGAGCAGTGCCTGCCCACCTTCGGTTTCGTCGACGAACTTCTTGTAGGAGGACGCCTTGGCGATCTCACGCCAGGCATTGAAGTCGTCTTCCGTCATCTGCACGACTTCGACGCCGGCCTCTTTGAACTTCGCGGCGGACGCTTCGTCGGCTTTCTTGGCTTCGGCGAGGTAGAAGGCCTGCGCTTTCTCGGCACCGGCGAGCAGAGCACTCTGTTGCTCTTTGGTGAGGTTTTCGAATGTTGTCTTATTGATCAGCATCGGTTGATACATGAACCACAACGCCACATCGCCGGCCGGCGTGTAGCACTTGATCTGCTCATACAGGCGATAGGAGACGAAGCTCGACGACGAGGTGTTGGCGGCGTCGAGAACACCTGTCTGCATCGCGCTGTAGATCTCGGACGACGGCATCGAGGTGATCGAGGCACCCGCAGCCGCCATCATCTGTTCGAACGATTTGCCGGCGGCGCGAATGCTCAGACCCTCGACGTCGGACGGCTTGGTGATGCACTTTTCCTTACCGCCGAATCCGCCGGCGAGATAGCCATGCACGAGAACCATCACGTCGTCTTTCGCCATGATCTTTTCAAGCTCTTGCATGAATGGCGATTTGACCAGGCGCGCCGCATGGTCATGGTTCTTCACCAGGCCCGGCATCAAGGTCAGGTTATACGCAGGTTGCTGGCCGGCCGCGTAGGCCAACGGCACCACGGTCATATCGAGACGCCCGCGAGTCAGCGGTCGATACTGTTCTTTCGGCTTGAACAGGGATTTCGATGGATAGATCTTGAGTTGCAGGCCGACATTGGCCGCCGCGACTTCGTCGGCCACCATCTGTGCGACCTTGTGGCGCACGTCGGACGTCGACCACTGATGCGAAACCTTCAGCTCGGTGTCGGCGGCGACACTGCCTGCCCACAAAAACGACGCACAGCACAACAGCCCCGCGTTGAAAACGGATTTGCCCATGAGTAACTCTCCTCCTGATTTCTTTTTGTATGCAATCTTGGCTTTTATTGCATGCAACTAACCCTAGCGCAGCATATTGTTTTGTCAACAACGTATGCTATTGTTTCCTCAGACGGTGTGAAATCAACTTCAATAACGACAAGGTGGGATACCGCGGTGGCTGCCGTCTTAGATGCCAAGACAAATGCTAAAAACAGTACCTCGCAGGCATCGAAGCTGCGGGACGTACTGGAAGAAGAGATCGTCAACGGAGTGGTTAAACCGGGTGACCGGCTCGATGAAGCCGCGCTGGCTGAACGCTTCAACGTGTCGCGCACACCGATTCGTGAGGCCTTCAAATACCTGGTCGGCTCCGGACTGGTCGAGACCGTCCCCAACCGCGGCACCTTCGTCGCCAGTGTCGGATTGCCGCAGCTGGTCGAGATGTTCGAAGTCATGGCCGAGCTCGAAGGCATGTGTGCACGGCTCGCAGCACGCCGAATCACCGAAGAGGAAAGCGCTGAACTGCAGTCATTGCTCGACGACTGTGCGCAGGCCAAAGAACAGGGCGACCTCGACGGCTATTACTACATCAACCAACAGTTCCACGATTGCATCTACCGCGCGAGCCACAACCAGTTTCTCGCCCAGCAGACGCGTCAACTTCAGACCCGCCTCAAACCGTATCGACGACTGCAGCTCAGGGTGCGCAACCGGGCGAGTACCTCGCTGGAAGAACATCGGCTGATCGTCGCGGCGATCGTCAATGGAGACGAACAGGCTGCCGAGTCGCACATCAAGGATCATGTCCGTATCCAGGGTGAGCGCTTCACCGACTTCGTTGCGACGATCGACCACAGCTGAAGCCGCATCGCCATCACAGAGCAAGCGACCATTGACGGTCTTTGTGCGCCGGCCACGTGCTGACGAAAAGCGCCGCCAAAGCTGAATCACCCGCGCACGACCGGTATGATGCCGGGATTTCACGCGTGACTTGGCGAAATGGAGTTGTTACTCGGCACCCTTGCCCTTGCCCTGCTGATCTGGGCGATCTTCATCTTCAACCGACTGGTGCGCGATCGCCACCGGGTCCTCGCGGCGTGGAGCGACATCGACGTTCAGCTCAAACGGCGCCACGACCTGATCCCCAAGCTGGTCGATACCGTGAAGCAATACGCGGCCTACGAGCAGGCCACGTTGACCGCCGTCACCGAACTGCGCACCCAAGCTGCCGCACTGAGTGAACCCGAAAAACTGGCCTCGGTGGAATCGGCGCTCGGGGAGAAACTGCACAGCCTGATCGCAATCGCCGAAGACTATCCCGACCTCAAGGCCGACCAGCACTTTGTCGAGCTACAGCGCGACATCACCGAGGTGGAAGAGCACATCCAGTATGCCCGTCGCTACTACAACGGCTCGGTACGCAATCTCAACACGCGCATCGATTCTTTCCCCGACCTGATCGTTGCGCGATTGTTCAACTATCGCCACGCCCAGCTTTTCGAGTTCGACGCCGAACAAGCGTAGGAGAAACGCATGAAACCGCACTGGCTGTTGCTCGTATTGTTGACGCTGGTTGCACTGCCGGTTAGCGCCGCGGAGCAGATTCTCGCGTACCACAGTGAGATCGCCGTAGAGCCTGACGGTTCGATGCTGGTTGAGGAAACCATCCAGGTAAGAGCCGAGGGGCGCAACATCAAGCGCGGCATCTATCGCGACTTTCCGACCGACTACGCAGACCGCTACGGCCACAGCTACAAGGTGATGT
This window encodes:
- a CDS encoding YeaH/YhbH family protein, with product MSQLIDRRLSGKNRSAVNRQRFLRRFKAQIRKAVGEAVSERGVSDLERGEEISIPSKDLNEPIFHHGEGGRRDVVSPGNREFVKGDRIDRPQGGGGQGGGGGSPDGEGMDEFVFELSKDEFLNYFFEDLALPDLVKKQLTATPEIKRVRAGFTSDGNPSSLHVVRSMKQAIGRRLAMGAGPRRALREAEEALAKLEAEGKGDSEDAELLREEINRLNARIAAVPFIDTWDLRYANRVDKPQPTSQAVMFCLMDVSGSMDEERKNIAKRFFMLLYLFLTRSYERIDVVFIRHHTVAKEVDEDDFFTSRETGGTVVSSALDLMHEIVTERYPSGQWNIYAAQASDGDNWAEDSPRCREILVNGILPLVQYYAYVEIKAEHPQTLWHEYETVKGMYRHFAMQRILNLEDIYPVFRKLFRKKEAAA
- a CDS encoding SpoVR family protein, which codes for MTEAIKADTRQPISEGSEWTFELLETYDREIARVAQHYGLDTYPNQIEVITSEQMIDAYSSVGMPVGYSHWSFGKQFMSTQKHYKRGQMGLAYEIVINSSPCIAYLMEENTMTMQALVIAHASYGHNSFFKGNYLFRTWTDAEGILDYLVFARNYVAECEERYGEEAVENILDSCHALMNHGVDRYKRPAKLSMAKEKALQRERADYLQSQVNDLWRTLPPKEATAKKRKENRFPPDPQENLLYFIEKNAPRLEPWQREIVRIVRKIAQYFYPQRQTQVMNEGWATFWHYTLLNHLYEEGKLTDGFMMEFLQSHTNVVFQPPYFSRMYSGINPYALGFNMFRDIRRICEEPTDEDRRWFPEIAGSNWLETLDFAMRNFKDESFIAQYLSPRLIRELKLFTVVDDDHDDKLEISAIHDDAGYRQIRQMLADQYNLGNREPNIQVWNVDVYGDRSLTLRHDMHNRRPLGESTPEMLRHIARLWGYDVRIESIDEHGHAELMGECKV
- a CDS encoding malonate--CoA ligase, which codes for MNDANLYRLFAAHFPTEPDAVFLETDSNRRLLYAEVPRQTALIQGLLQSFGVQKGDRVVVQVEKSIEAVLLYLACLRAGAIYIPLNTAYTANEVDYFLKDATPRVFVCAPQRKAQLEPVAAAAGVHAVLTLDADGGGELRAALETATAIDETVPVAPEDLAAILYTSGTTGRSKGAMLSHANLASNAQVLHDYWHWQQADVLLHALPIFHVHGLFVALHCALLGGSRVIFLPRFDADAMIARLPESTVMMGVPTFYTRLLDRADFNAGLCSNMRLFISGSAPLRAETHREFEQRTGHRILERYGMTEAGMITSNPYDGERIAGTVGYPLPGVKARVADEQGKELPRGEAGVLEISGPNVFSGYWQMPEKTAEEFRDDGWFITGDVAEMAEDERVTIVGRAKDLIISGGFNVYPKEIESQIDELPGVKESAVIGVPHPDFGEGVTAIVVPEGDSGVDEQTVVDALRDRLARFKQPKRVYVVDELPRNTMGKVQKNVLREKYKDTFS
- a CDS encoding sulfite exporter TauE/SafE family protein produces the protein MDLPMLLGAGAVAGTLAGLLGIGGGVIIVPIVTLLFERQGIPANLAIKMAVGTSLATIVVTAISSIYTHHRKGAVDWGLFKIMGPSVFVGSLVGAWLADLIPGEIMYIAFVVFLFAVSVQMAMSRVAAHRPLPSTPGLASVSTFVGISSALMGIGGGAMHVPFLSYCGIPVKRAIATAAAVGLPLSASATAGFIIGGLDEQGMPAGSLGYVNLPVFGGVVGASLLFAPLGATLAHKLPDLLLRRLFSVFLFLLATRMAFNLF
- a CDS encoding malonyl-CoA decarboxylase domain-containing protein; the protein is MPGIKWLERITNTVADRGRELLGLRDDEAKNSLSDLCRRLIAGRGEASNIALAREILRLFENTDKDGKDEFFATLAAQFGPDPQGISEASAAFDRDKPATLARLIEAVEPPRQELFRRLNMAPHGTASLVAMRSELLDRLRANPELSSVDADLKHLLASWFNRGFLRLQRIDWHSPAALLEKIMQYESVHSIDGWRDLRRRLADDRRCFGFFHPALPDEPLIFVEVALTGEVTAEIGSLIDPEAQLTDPYAADTAMFYSINNALRGLRGISFGNFLLKQVLSDLGDELPQLKRFVTLSPMPRFAERLNMLLAGDIEDWPRERLDPLLEDFEPALAEHSNQASPSAAVFELLQNFDQHAAALAGPLARLALLYISAMKRSPGVCCDPVAAFHLANGAVLERINVGADKSVKGMTQSYGVMVNYLYDPEQVVANHEAFVQEGRIAMSRALKREHEKHIVGKR
- a CDS encoding TRAP transporter large permease produces the protein MEPLTLGALVAVVTILVLFSGVSVAVGLLIVATGFLLVFDGPASFELLPELFFGKLDNFALLSIPMFVIMGASISSTRAGADLYEALERWMTRVPGGLVVSNLGACALFSAMSGSSPATCAAIGKMGIPEMRKRGYPDGVAAGSIAAGGTLGILIPPSVTMIVYGIATETSIGRLFLAGVLPGLLLVGLFMLWSIYSTWRQGGGDTALGATRYSWKQKIEVLPRVIPFLLIILGVLYALYGGVATPSETAAVGALLCVLAAVFIYRLFRFNALWAVLRDSTRESVMILFIIGAAGVFAFMLSNLFITQAIAEWIAELDVNRWVLMGAINLFLLVAGFFLPPVAVILMAAPILFPIVVSAGFDPYWFAVVLTINMEIGLITPPVGLNLYVINGIAPDIPLKTILLGSMPFVLCMVLSIVILSVFPSIATWLPDTLMGPAQ
- a CDS encoding TRAP transporter small permease: MDRQGRSATRRCQQAIVTSVAAVSRLCGVIAALMILVSVVITCEMIWVRFVLEESTIWQTEAVTYLMISATLIGLPYVQLLRGHVNVDLVPMMLPPAWSKALAVLVLILSICVIAIMAYYGFELFHVALERGWRSESVWGVKLWIPYLALPVGLGLFVLQMLADLVASWRCDEPVLQHGDLEKDY
- the dctP gene encoding TRAP transporter substrate-binding protein DctP, with product MGKSVFNAGLLCCASFLWAGSVAADTELKVSHQWSTSDVRHKVAQMVADEVAAANVGLQLKIYPSKSLFKPKEQYRPLTRGRLDMTVVPLAYAAGQQPAYNLTLMPGLVKNHDHAARLVKSPFMQELEKIMAKDDVMVLVHGYLAGGFGGKEKCITKPSDVEGLSIRAAGKSFEQMMAAAGASITSMPSSEIYSAMQTGVLDAANTSSSSFVSYRLYEQIKCYTPAGDVALWFMYQPMLINKTTFENLTKEQQSALLAGAEKAQAFYLAEAKKADEASAAKFKEAGVEVVQMTEDDFNAWREIAKASSYKKFVDETEGGQALLDMALSVE